From Paenibacillus sp. V4I7, one genomic window encodes:
- a CDS encoding glycine betaine ABC transporter substrate-binding protein, which yields MFTKIPLDRWVESIISWFNTHFAFLFNFFSSVISGIVGGFTFLFHAFPAIVVIILLTLLAYYFGKWRLALFAVLGLLLIRNLGYWDSTMDTLALVLTSALISIILGLPLGIWCARNRSVRSTLTPMLDFMQTMPAFVYLIPAVTFFGLGVVPGVIASVIFSIPPTIRLTNLGILQVPADLVEAADAFGSTPAQKLFKVQFPLALPTILAGINQTIMLSLSMVVIASMIGAQGVGADVYRAVTQLKTGQGFEAGLAVVVLAILLDRLTQSVIGKKRKGNKSFALKKPLVITAIAAFCIIAILIGIGKKAPVSNSTFVGDQVGYSIIGIDPGSGLMNASEKALTAYNLTSWKLIEGSSTAMTIALDKAYKEGKPIIVTGWTPHWMFSKYDLKYLTDPKNVFGGDEEIHTIVRLHLQADHPSAYQFLDKFQWKPADMEQVMAKIQEGQKPEESASQWVETNPDKVNAWISGIPKANGKKLKLAYVAWDSEIASTNVVKYVLESKLGYQVDMLQVEAGPMWAGIASGDADAMVAAWLPTTHKDYYEKFKGKFEDLGPNLIGTKLGLVVPKYMNITSIEDLAKR from the coding sequence ATGTTCACGAAAATTCCTTTGGACCGCTGGGTCGAGTCCATCATCAGTTGGTTCAATACCCACTTTGCCTTCCTGTTTAACTTCTTCTCATCCGTCATTAGTGGGATCGTAGGCGGATTTACTTTCTTATTTCATGCCTTCCCCGCTATCGTTGTTATCATACTTCTAACGCTCCTTGCTTACTATTTCGGCAAGTGGCGGTTGGCGCTATTCGCCGTGCTCGGATTGCTGCTTATCCGTAATCTCGGATACTGGGACTCCACAATGGACACATTGGCTTTGGTTTTAACCTCTGCCCTTATTTCCATTATTCTTGGACTGCCACTCGGGATCTGGTGTGCCAGAAACCGTTCGGTGAGGAGTACATTGACCCCGATGTTGGATTTTATGCAGACGATGCCGGCGTTTGTATACCTCATTCCCGCGGTTACTTTTTTCGGTCTTGGCGTGGTACCAGGGGTTATCGCCTCCGTTATTTTCTCTATTCCGCCGACCATACGCTTAACGAACCTCGGTATCCTGCAGGTACCTGCCGATTTAGTGGAAGCTGCGGATGCATTCGGGTCAACCCCGGCTCAGAAGCTTTTCAAAGTACAGTTTCCATTGGCATTGCCTACCATATTAGCCGGGATCAACCAAACCATTATGCTGTCTCTATCGATGGTGGTCATTGCTTCAATGATTGGAGCACAGGGCGTCGGAGCCGACGTATACCGGGCGGTGACTCAATTGAAGACGGGCCAGGGATTTGAGGCAGGACTTGCTGTTGTCGTTTTGGCTATCCTTCTGGACCGATTAACACAGAGCGTCATTGGAAAGAAAAGAAAAGGGAACAAGTCTTTCGCATTAAAGAAGCCCTTGGTAATCACAGCCATAGCCGCTTTCTGCATCATTGCTATCTTAATTGGAATAGGGAAGAAAGCTCCTGTTTCGAATAGTACGTTTGTTGGAGACCAGGTGGGTTACAGCATTATTGGCATTGACCCCGGTTCCGGCTTAATGAATGCTTCGGAAAAAGCACTTACGGCTTATAATCTTACCTCATGGAAGCTAATTGAGGGTTCCAGTACGGCTATGACTATTGCCTTAGACAAAGCCTATAAGGAAGGCAAGCCCATTATTGTAACCGGTTGGACACCACACTGGATGTTTTCTAAGTATGATCTAAAATATTTGACGGATCCAAAAAACGTATTCGGTGGAGATGAGGAGATTCACACGATTGTACGTCTCCATTTACAAGCCGATCATCCTTCAGCCTACCAATTCCTCGATAAATTTCAGTGGAAACCTGCAGATATGGAACAAGTGATGGCGAAAATCCAAGAGGGTCAGAAACCCGAGGAGTCGGCCTCGCAGTGGGTGGAGACTAACCCGGATAAAGTGAATGCATGGATTAGCGGTATTCCCAAAGCGAATGGGAAGAAGTTAAAGCTTGCCTATGTAGCGTGGGATTCTGAAATTGCGAGTACAAATGTGGTTAAATACGTGCTGGAAAGCAAGCTGGGATACCAAGTGGACATGCTTCAGGTGGAGGCAGGACCCATGTGGGCGGGTATCGCTAGCGGGGATGCCGATGCCATGGTTGCAGCTTGGCTGCCAACCACGCATAAAGATTATTATGAGAAGTTTAAAGGTAAATTCGAGGACTTGGGACCCAACCTGATTGGAACCAAGCTCGGTCTAGTTGTTCCCAAATATATGAACATTACTTCCATTGAGGATCTGGCTAAAAGATAG
- a CDS encoding glycine betaine/L-proline ABC transporter ATP-binding protein has protein sequence MHIVEVNNLTKVFGQDPKKALLLLDKGWSKKQIYEETKHTIGVNKVNFTIQAGEIFVIMGLSGSGKSTLVRLLNRLIEPTSGTILIDGENIVSMNHEQLRQVRRRKISMVFQKFSLFPHKTIIENVEFGLEIQGGSKQANRQKALESLELVGLKGLEDSHPDQLSGGMQQRVGLARALANDPDVLLMDEAFSALDPLIRKDMQDELLELQDKMKKTIIFITHDLDEALRIGDRIALMREGSVVQIGTPEEILMNPANKYVERFVEDVDLSKVLTAAHVMRRPETITLERGPRVALQLMQDSGISNLYVVDKAKRLIGAITAEDAVLAVKDHKTIGDIVIRDVLTVPPDIHLNECFELISSAKIPVTVVDEKGRLLGIIVRGAVLAAIAGTHDITDKKVNP, from the coding sequence ATGCACATTGTTGAAGTCAATAATTTGACAAAGGTATTCGGACAAGATCCCAAGAAGGCCCTTTTGCTTCTTGATAAAGGATGGTCCAAAAAGCAAATATACGAAGAAACGAAGCATACCATTGGTGTAAATAAGGTCAATTTCACCATACAGGCTGGCGAAATCTTCGTAATTATGGGATTGTCCGGAAGCGGTAAATCTACGCTGGTTCGTCTATTGAATCGTCTGATTGAACCCACCTCTGGAACAATTCTCATTGATGGCGAGAACATTGTTTCGATGAACCATGAACAGCTTCGTCAAGTTAGGCGTCGCAAGATCAGTATGGTTTTCCAGAAATTCTCCTTGTTTCCGCATAAAACAATCATTGAGAATGTGGAGTTTGGACTGGAGATTCAAGGCGGATCCAAGCAGGCCAATCGGCAAAAGGCGCTGGAATCTTTGGAGCTTGTCGGTTTAAAAGGATTGGAGGACAGCCATCCCGACCAACTGAGCGGAGGCATGCAGCAGCGGGTTGGACTAGCGCGCGCTTTGGCGAACGATCCTGATGTTTTGCTCATGGATGAGGCGTTCAGCGCACTGGATCCTTTAATTCGTAAAGATATGCAGGATGAACTGCTGGAGCTCCAGGATAAAATGAAAAAGACAATTATTTTCATTACACATGATTTGGACGAAGCCTTGCGAATTGGTGACAGAATCGCTCTTATGCGAGAGGGTTCCGTTGTCCAAATTGGGACACCGGAAGAAATATTAATGAATCCAGCGAACAAGTACGTGGAACGATTCGTAGAGGATGTCGATCTGTCCAAAGTATTAACGGCTGCACACGTGATGCGCAGGCCAGAAACAATCACTTTGGAACGAGGACCTAGGGTTGCCTTGCAGTTAATGCAGGATAGTGGGATTTCGAACCTGTACGTTGTGGACAAAGCAAAACGGCTCATTGGCGCCATTACTGCAGAAGATGCAGTTCTTGCAGTCAAAGATCATAAAACGATTGGGGATATCGTCATCCGTGATGTGCTTACAGTCCCGCCTGATATCCATTTAAATGAATGCTTCGAGCTTATTAGCAGTGCTAAAATTCCGGTTACAGTGGTCGATGAAAAAGGCCGTTTACTAGGCATTATAGTTCGTGGCGCAGTCCTAGCTGCTATCGCAGGCACCCATGATATTACTGACAAGAAGGTGAACCCCTAA
- a CDS encoding DUF3231 family protein, whose amino-acid sequence MVGILEAAITTIKSLTDEEKPQPLHVGEVMACWIYLAGLEIAKVTVQAGINTTNDEDLKAMLKEDLELNHSQRDRLYDFMLKEGITLPPAHENMPHSDSNSIPLGVKLTDEVLVNELSFKIVSLILRAAGANAESIRTDFGIMFLQFQAEKVMLGSKLKQLMIQRGWIKMPPFFIPPGSQQSST is encoded by the coding sequence ATGGTCGGCATATTGGAAGCAGCAATTACTACAATTAAATCTTTGACAGATGAAGAAAAACCCCAACCACTTCATGTAGGAGAGGTGATGGCTTGTTGGATTTACTTGGCGGGCCTTGAAATAGCCAAAGTAACTGTTCAAGCAGGTATAAATACCACGAATGATGAGGATCTGAAAGCCATGCTTAAGGAAGATTTGGAACTCAATCATAGTCAACGGGATCGCCTCTATGATTTCATGCTTAAGGAAGGTATTACTTTACCGCCTGCTCATGAAAATATGCCTCACTCGGATTCTAACAGTATTCCGCTTGGTGTTAAATTGACGGATGAAGTGCTTGTCAACGAATTATCTTTTAAAATCGTTAGTTTGATTCTCCGTGCCGCAGGTGCCAATGCAGAATCGATTCGAACCGATTTCGGTATAATGTTTCTTCAATTCCAAGCAGAAAAAGTCATGTTGGGGTCAAAATTAAAACAATTAATGATACAACGCGGGTGGATTAAAATGCCGCCGTTTTTCATTCCACCTGGCTCCCAGCAATCATCAACATAA
- a CDS encoding ATP-binding protein, with protein sequence MQNLVKNERLQMIVIAIATATGAQFKINPFSNDYFRIGLGVSIFLFFLLLMPHLPYVKTGLLTGIVSMIVQSGDWITHVQSFTILESLQNNAAAGCYYVVFAFGMSKLRKRLTEFHPLMLGGYITLIDFVSNETELLLRGVFLGTYTFYFKEWFLIMVIAVVRSYFVIGLYNSIVISQMRLLHAEQEKRMEQMLNINSGLYGEAFYLKKAMDTIEGITADSYDLYRKLNEDNLKGYSQRTLGIAQQIHEVKKDSQRILAGLLKLFDSEVVVHMSLSEIMHFVVKGNQEYSEMLRKKVIIEKELAFNLNTSHYVPLLTIINNLVANAVEAIEKNGTIHIRVFEKEDDVYFNVIDSGKGIPDHKKELIFEPGYTTKYTEEGIAATGIGLSHVRDIVHSFGGSIAVASSEKASGTQFVVRLPITSLIKEGRVDGTFNYDR encoded by the coding sequence ATGCAGAATTTAGTCAAAAACGAAAGATTGCAAATGATCGTAATCGCTATTGCAACGGCCACTGGCGCACAATTCAAGATAAATCCCTTTAGCAACGATTATTTCCGCATTGGTCTGGGAGTTAGTATCTTTTTGTTCTTTTTATTACTTATGCCGCATCTACCCTATGTGAAAACGGGTCTCCTAACGGGGATCGTTAGCATGATCGTTCAGTCTGGAGATTGGATCACTCACGTGCAATCATTTACGATCTTGGAGAGCTTACAGAATAATGCAGCAGCCGGTTGTTATTATGTTGTATTTGCATTTGGAATGAGCAAGCTTCGAAAAAGATTGACTGAATTTCACCCCCTCATGTTAGGTGGATATATAACATTAATTGACTTCGTTTCTAATGAAACGGAGCTCTTATTACGTGGGGTTTTCCTCGGAACGTATACCTTTTATTTTAAAGAATGGTTCCTTATAATGGTCATAGCCGTAGTACGCAGTTATTTTGTAATCGGTTTGTACAACAGCATTGTTATTAGTCAGATGCGTTTGCTCCACGCTGAGCAGGAAAAACGGATGGAGCAGATGCTGAACATCAACTCTGGTTTGTATGGAGAAGCCTTTTATTTGAAAAAAGCCATGGATACCATAGAGGGGATTACCGCGGATAGCTATGACCTCTATAGGAAATTGAATGAAGATAACCTCAAAGGCTATAGTCAGCGTACGTTAGGAATTGCCCAACAAATCCATGAAGTAAAGAAGGATTCCCAACGTATTTTGGCAGGATTATTGAAATTATTCGATAGTGAAGTTGTTGTTCATATGAGTCTTTCGGAGATCATGCACTTTGTTGTAAAAGGAAATCAAGAATATAGCGAAATGTTAAGGAAAAAGGTTATCATTGAAAAAGAACTGGCATTTAATCTGAACACGTCGCACTATGTGCCTTTGCTGACGATCATAAATAACTTAGTTGCCAATGCGGTAGAAGCTATAGAGAAAAATGGAACCATACATATTCGGGTCTTTGAAAAAGAAGACGACGTATATTTTAACGTCATAGATTCCGGAAAAGGAATTCCTGATCATAAAAAGGAACTCATTTTCGAACCTGGTTACACGACAAAATACACTGAAGAAGGGATAGCAGCAACCGGGATCGGTCTTTCTCATGTGCGCGATATTGTTCATTCCTTTGGAGGAAGTATTGCCGTAGCATCATCGGAGAAAGCAAGTGGTACTCAGTTTGTTGTTCGTCTCCCAATTACAAGTCTAATTAAAGAGGGTAGAGTCGATGGCACTTTCAATTATGATCGTTGA
- a CDS encoding response regulator: MALSIMIVDDDVVCRSMLQDIIDECGIGEVMGTAEGGIEGARMILKSKPDVVLIDLLMPDQDGIETITQLKNSGYDGKFIMISQIENKDMVGEAYQKGIEFFIHKPINRVEVEHVLSKVNEQWKYERYVSEIKQSLAKLDIAGPSSPRIERKVRDVVKAILMDLGIIGEIGSKDIIALMENAIEHREATSFPPLKELYESVANTYKQGQKDIEKESKAIEQRIRRTIMAALNNMASIGLTDYSNPKFEYYAPLYFDFQDIRMRMKVMDEELQPDKGKVNIKKFLQVFYMEILEKLNN; encoded by the coding sequence ATGGCACTTTCAATTATGATCGTTGATGATGATGTCGTTTGCAGAAGTATGCTGCAAGATATTATTGATGAATGCGGCATTGGCGAGGTTATGGGGACGGCGGAAGGTGGAATTGAGGGGGCTCGAATGATCCTTAAATCGAAGCCCGATGTCGTGTTGATTGATTTATTGATGCCTGATCAGGATGGTATTGAGACCATCACGCAATTGAAAAACAGTGGGTATGACGGAAAATTTATTATGATTTCACAAATTGAAAATAAGGACATGGTAGGGGAAGCTTATCAAAAAGGAATCGAGTTCTTCATCCATAAGCCGATTAATCGCGTGGAAGTAGAGCACGTATTGAGCAAAGTCAATGAGCAGTGGAAATATGAGCGGTATGTTTCTGAGATCAAGCAATCTTTAGCAAAATTAGATATCGCTGGACCGTCCTCTCCCCGTATAGAACGAAAAGTTCGTGATGTGGTGAAGGCTATTCTAATGGATTTGGGAATCATCGGTGAGATTGGCAGTAAAGACATTATAGCTTTAATGGAGAATGCCATCGAACATAGAGAGGCAACTAGTTTCCCTCCTTTAAAAGAATTGTATGAGTCTGTCGCCAACACCTATAAACAAGGCCAGAAAGATATTGAGAAAGAAAGTAAGGCGATTGAACAACGCATTCGACGGACGATCATGGCTGCATTAAATAATATGGCTTCCATTGGTTTAACCGATTATAGTAATCCTAAGTTCGAGTATTACGCGCCGCTGTACTTTGATTTCCAGGATATTCGGATGAGGATGAAAGTCATGGACGAAGAACTGCAGCCCGATAAAGGAAAAGTAAACATTAAAAAATTTTTACAAGTTTTTTATATGGAGATACTAGAAAAATTAAATAATTGA
- a CDS encoding transporter substrate-binding domain-containing protein: protein MKKGLSVVLGTVIALTLSACGNGATTDNKSTQTTQPAQTTTAKKYTFGTDATYPPFEFQKDGKYIGIDIDLINAIAKEEGFEVELKPMDFKGIIPAITSKQLDGAIAGISITDERKQVVSLSDPYYQAGLSLIVREDNTTIKTPEDLKGKVIAIKKGTSGAKQADEYGKKYGATVKYFDDSPAMYQEVANKNADVTIEDFPVISYKIAVDPNSKLKIVGDRLNGDHYGIAVRKDNEELLKKINDGLKKIKANGKYDEIINTYLGKSTK from the coding sequence ATGAAAAAAGGTTTATCAGTAGTACTTGGAACGGTTATAGCTTTAACACTTAGTGCTTGTGGAAATGGTGCAACTACGGATAATAAGTCTACGCAGACTACCCAACCTGCACAAACAACAACAGCTAAAAAATATACGTTTGGTACAGATGCGACGTATCCCCCTTTCGAGTTTCAAAAAGATGGCAAGTACATTGGAATAGATATTGATTTAATTAACGCAATAGCTAAAGAAGAGGGATTTGAAGTTGAATTAAAACCTATGGACTTCAAAGGAATTATACCAGCTATTACATCGAAACAACTGGATGGTGCTATCGCTGGTATCAGTATTACGGACGAACGTAAACAGGTTGTTAGCCTTTCGGATCCGTATTACCAAGCTGGACTTTCGCTAATCGTTCGAGAAGATAATACAACCATCAAAACTCCCGAAGACTTGAAGGGGAAAGTTATTGCTATTAAGAAAGGTACTTCCGGAGCAAAACAAGCAGATGAATATGGTAAAAAATATGGCGCGACAGTTAAGTATTTCGATGATAGTCCGGCCATGTATCAAGAAGTCGCCAATAAAAATGCCGATGTAACGATTGAAGATTTTCCGGTGATCTCGTATAAAATTGCCGTTGATCCTAATTCTAAGCTGAAAATTGTTGGGGATCGTTTGAACGGCGATCACTACGGTATCGCGGTCAGAAAAGATAACGAGGAATTGTTGAAAAAAATTAATGATGGACTCAAGAAGATAAAAGCTAACGGTAAATATGATGAAATTATCAACACTTATCTGGGTAAATCCACAAAATAG
- a CDS encoding amino acid ABC transporter permease — MTSSLQVILDALPMLLKGALITFKIVIISLPIAFLIGLITGLMNVSSSKILRAIATSYVDIIRGTPLLVQVFFEYFGIPAFFDIRIPAETAGIIAISLNAGAYISEIFRAGIVSISKGQTEAARSLGLSKWLTMRLVVLPQAIRRMVPAFVNQFIVSIKDTSLLSVIGISELTQSGEIIISANYRAFEIWGVVGVIYFIIIYALSRLSHVFERRYASK; from the coding sequence GTGACTTCCTCGTTGCAGGTTATTTTAGATGCACTACCCATGTTGTTGAAAGGCGCTCTAATTACCTTTAAAATTGTTATCATCTCTTTACCGATCGCTTTTCTTATAGGTTTAATTACGGGTTTGATGAATGTTTCTTCTAGTAAAATTCTTCGGGCTATCGCTACTTCTTATGTTGATATCATTCGGGGAACACCGCTATTAGTGCAGGTCTTCTTTGAGTACTTTGGTATCCCCGCTTTCTTTGATATTCGGATACCGGCAGAGACCGCAGGTATTATTGCCATCAGTTTAAATGCGGGCGCTTATATCTCAGAGATTTTCCGAGCGGGTATTGTCTCTATTAGTAAGGGACAGACGGAAGCGGCGCGATCGTTAGGGTTAAGTAAATGGTTGACGATGCGGTTGGTTGTTTTGCCACAAGCCATTCGCCGGATGGTGCCTGCTTTTGTCAATCAATTCATTGTAAGTATTAAGGATACTTCCCTATTGTCCGTCATTGGAATTAGCGAGTTGACACAGAGCGGGGAGATTATTATCTCTGCTAACTATCGTGCTTTTGAGATATGGGGAGTCGTGGGTGTCATCTACTTTATTATCATCTATGCTTTATCCCGCTTATCTCACGTATTTGAGAGGAGGTATGCTTCCAAATGA
- a CDS encoding amino acid ABC transporter ATP-binding protein, which translates to MIVVQNLKKKFGTNEVLKDISTTIREKEVVCVIGPSGSGKSTFLRCLNLLEDVTSGKVVIGDVEVTSPTTNIDQLRQNVGMVFQLFNLFPHLTVLENIMLAPKHIKKIDKQQNEQKSMELLTKVGLAGKRDAYPDQLSGGQQQRVAIARALAMNPRVMLFDEPTSALDPEMVGEVLQVMKDLAHEGITMIVVTHEMGFAREVADRVIFMDGGYIVEEGTPSELFDSPKHERTQAFLSKIL; encoded by the coding sequence ATGATCGTCGTACAAAACTTGAAAAAGAAATTCGGTACGAACGAAGTACTGAAAGATATTTCTACTACGATTCGAGAGAAAGAAGTGGTTTGTGTTATTGGACCCTCTGGATCAGGAAAGAGTACATTCCTACGTTGTCTGAATCTTCTTGAGGATGTAACGTCTGGAAAAGTAGTGATCGGCGATGTCGAAGTCACTTCACCTACCACGAATATCGATCAATTGCGCCAAAATGTAGGGATGGTTTTTCAGCTCTTTAACTTATTCCCTCATCTGACTGTATTGGAAAATATCATGTTGGCCCCGAAACACATTAAAAAGATAGATAAGCAGCAAAATGAACAAAAATCCATGGAACTGCTGACCAAAGTGGGCTTGGCTGGGAAGCGGGATGCATACCCTGACCAGTTGTCTGGCGGACAACAGCAGCGTGTAGCCATTGCTCGTGCGCTGGCTATGAATCCACGTGTTATGTTATTCGATGAACCAACTTCGGCCTTAGACCCCGAGATGGTAGGCGAAGTGCTGCAAGTAATGAAGGATTTAGCCCATGAGGGGATCACCATGATTGTCGTCACGCATGAAATGGGCTTCGCTCGCGAGGTGGCAGATCGTGTAATCTTCATGGATGGAGGGTATATCGTAGAAGAAGGAACGCCTTCCGAACTATTCGATTCCCCCAAACACGAACGTACCCAAGCATTTCTTAGCAAAATCCTATAG
- a CDS encoding asparaginase, with protein sequence MKKILLLATGGTIASVVGEDGLTPGMTADELISYLPAQNHLYKVDSNVLMEIDSTNMQPEFWVRIAEAVHKHYDDYDGFVITHGTDTMSYTSAALSYMLQNLSKPVVITGSQVPIHNNHTDAIHNMRNAAQFACEDIGGVFIVFDGKVINGTRAVKVRTRSYDAFESINHPYVACFDGDEIKYTASVVPIQNKEIKLDISLCPDVFLLKLHPGTKPELFDYLKQHYRGVIIEGFGLGGVPTQGRNLLPKIIELTEAGVAVVITTQCLEEGGDLTLYEVGRRVGREQIISSKDMNKEAIVPKLMWALGKTNDLKEVKEMMEMSIAGDTTL encoded by the coding sequence ATGAAAAAGATACTTTTGTTAGCTACGGGTGGAACCATCGCGTCCGTCGTTGGGGAGGATGGATTGACCCCGGGGATGACGGCCGATGAACTGATAAGCTATTTGCCCGCACAAAATCACCTGTATAAGGTAGACAGTAATGTACTGATGGAAATTGACAGCACAAATATGCAGCCTGAATTTTGGGTCCGCATCGCGGAAGCCGTCCATAAGCATTATGATGATTATGATGGATTTGTTATCACGCATGGAACAGATACGATGAGTTATACGTCAGCCGCGCTTTCCTATATGCTGCAAAACTTGAGTAAGCCGGTTGTTATTACAGGTTCTCAAGTTCCAATCCACAACAATCATACAGATGCCATCCATAACATGCGTAACGCTGCCCAGTTTGCGTGTGAAGACATTGGTGGTGTATTTATTGTTTTTGATGGCAAGGTGATTAACGGGACAAGAGCTGTGAAAGTGAGAACACGCAGTTACGATGCTTTTGAAAGCATAAATCATCCTTATGTAGCTTGCTTTGATGGCGACGAAATCAAGTACACTGCGTCTGTTGTACCTATACAAAATAAAGAGATAAAGCTAGATATATCGCTCTGTCCCGATGTTTTTTTGTTAAAGCTGCATCCAGGTACGAAGCCTGAGCTTTTCGACTATCTGAAACAACACTATAGAGGTGTGATTATCGAAGGCTTTGGTTTAGGAGGGGTTCCTACCCAAGGGCGCAACCTTCTTCCGAAAATCATTGAGCTAACAGAAGCTGGAGTCGCTGTTGTCATTACGACACAATGTCTGGAAGAAGGCGGCGATTTGACGCTTTATGAAGTTGGGCGTAGAGTAGGCAGAGAACAGATTATTTCGTCGAAGGATATGAATAAAGAAGCAATTGTTCCGAAATTGATGTGGGCTTTAGGCAAGACCAATGACCTCAAAGAGGTAAAGGAAATGATGGAAATGTCGATCGCCGGTGATACCACATTGTAA
- a CDS encoding DinB family protein, whose amino-acid sequence MSTQIIKNYEYHVWANKRVFTRLEELPEEILLQEMSDVFPTIHAGLVHIYRVDTVWLSGMKGSSYEQTRELIVTVEEKTKGKSLKQLEAAFSELAEAYRAFLNSDVDWQAMKDFPNPKYGVLHASNEELIQHVVNHGTYHRGNITSMLRQLGHAGVSSDYVFYLFDVNK is encoded by the coding sequence ATGTCTACTCAAATTATCAAAAATTACGAGTATCATGTATGGGCTAATAAGCGCGTTTTCACTCGTTTAGAGGAACTGCCGGAGGAGATTTTGCTGCAGGAGATGAGCGATGTATTTCCAACCATACATGCCGGCCTTGTGCACATCTACAGAGTGGATACTGTCTGGTTGTCCGGCATGAAGGGAAGCAGCTATGAGCAAACCAGAGAGTTAATCGTCACTGTTGAAGAAAAGACCAAGGGGAAAAGCTTGAAACAACTAGAGGCCGCATTCTCGGAGCTAGCCGAGGCTTACAGAGCCTTTTTGAATAGTGATGTCGATTGGCAAGCTATGAAAGACTTTCCGAATCCGAAATATGGCGTCCTGCATGCCAGCAACGAAGAGCTTATCCAGCACGTTGTTAATCACGGCACTTACCACCGCGGCAACATCACTTCAATGCTCCGTCAACTCGGACATGCAGGTGTATCTAGTGATTATGTGTTTTACTTATTTGATGTAAATAAGTGA
- a CDS encoding VOC family protein, whose translation MNLLQVRILVDDFHKSAAFYRDQLELKADWYEESMEYALFNTGAARIELLSRKAMGEALGEDLGQSGSYATNFVLNIEVENIDDTYHRLSKKGVEFVKEPFNHPTWNGRLAHFRDADGTLIELYQANKKEN comes from the coding sequence ATGAATTTATTGCAAGTTCGTATTTTGGTTGATGATTTTCACAAAAGCGCAGCTTTTTATAGGGATCAATTAGAATTGAAAGCTGACTGGTATGAGGAGTCAATGGAGTACGCGTTGTTTAACACGGGCGCTGCTCGTATCGAGCTGCTGTCCCGCAAAGCAATGGGCGAAGCACTGGGAGAAGATTTAGGGCAAAGCGGCAGCTATGCAACGAATTTTGTACTCAATATTGAAGTTGAAAATATAGATGATACCTACCATCGTTTATCAAAAAAAGGCGTCGAATTTGTCAAAGAACCATTTAATCATCCGACATGGAATGGACGACTTGCCCATTTTCGGGATGCTGATGGCACATTAATAGAACTCTATCAAGCAAATAAAAAGGAGAATTGA